From Deinococcus sp. Marseille-Q6407, one genomic window encodes:
- a CDS encoding 4Fe-4S binding protein, translating into MNRWLDRLSELGTQEPRYTAQRCLRERQTIGGCDLCARACPHEAVVLGPLGDSVQIDPDLCTGCGLCVQVCPSGALEYDLTGPLASVRDQRGGPQQAAAAASLTCSQSGAGGPSVPCLGRVTPALLSAAGAWQVPLTLIHGECASCPVGIYDVPRRLHLALDEAQQLREATGRPAEVEVRAAQPGDRERDQRFSRRGALSQLVSSGRRELVGLIPDSPLPFVDWSEPAERTPQEWRWRKATLNPPPPAGAAVYWPAPLVDESCMDCPVCSNVCPTEAITRTHDAAGTLHLTLDLSACTGCMACINSCPPQAMHRQNHWQAVALDAPLLLFEKLRP; encoded by the coding sequence ATGAACCGCTGGCTGGACCGCCTCAGCGAGCTGGGCACGCAGGAGCCGCGCTACACCGCCCAGCGCTGCCTGCGCGAGCGCCAGACGATCGGTGGCTGTGACCTGTGCGCCCGGGCCTGCCCGCACGAGGCGGTGGTGCTGGGCCCGCTGGGCGACTCGGTGCAGATTGACCCGGACCTGTGCACCGGCTGTGGCCTGTGCGTGCAGGTGTGCCCCAGCGGCGCTCTGGAATACGACCTGACCGGCCCGCTGGCCTCGGTGCGCGACCAGCGCGGCGGCCCGCAGCAGGCGGCTGCGGCAGCCAGCCTGACCTGCTCGCAGAGTGGAGCGGGCGGGCCCAGCGTGCCCTGCCTGGGCCGCGTTACCCCGGCGCTGCTTTCGGCCGCCGGAGCCTGGCAGGTGCCGCTGACCCTGATTCATGGAGAATGCGCCAGCTGCCCGGTGGGCATTTACGACGTTCCCCGGCGCCTGCACCTGGCGCTGGACGAGGCGCAGCAGCTGCGGGAAGCCACCGGGCGCCCCGCCGAAGTCGAGGTGCGGGCCGCGCAGCCGGGCGACCGTGAACGCGACCAGCGCTTCTCGCGGCGCGGCGCACTCAGTCAGCTGGTCAGCAGTGGCCGGCGCGAACTGGTGGGCCTGATTCCCGATTCACCGCTGCCGTTCGTGGACTGGAGCGAACCGGCCGAGCGCACCCCGCAGGAATGGCGCTGGCGCAAAGCCACCCTCAACCCGCCGCCCCCGGCCGGCGCAGCTGTGTACTGGCCGGCGCCGCTGGTGGACGAGAGCTGCATGGACTGCCCGGTCTGCTCCAATGTCTGCCCCACCGAGGCGATCACCCGCACCCACGACGCGGCCGGCACCCTGCACCTGACGCTGGACCTCAGCGCCTGCACCGGCTGCATGGCCTGCATCAACAGCTGCCCACCCCAGGCGATGCACCGCCAGAACCACTGGCAGGCGGTAGCGCTGGACGCTCCCCTGCTGCTGTTCGAGAAACTGCGTCCCTGA
- a CDS encoding serine/threonine-protein kinase — protein MTDLPAISGFRPTRLLGTGGTAHVYLARDTAGRRVALKVLLPEQERVSNPAAAEMFANEVRMTLQLQHPQLVRGYAGQPYGEDAYLALEYFPEGSLDQQMMAGVPLPLEQGARILHGVGSGLAYMHGQGAVHQDVKTQNVYLDSERAVLADFGCSYMVGQGGRAGGSPFYMAPEIYRGEGGTAASDVYSFGVLGYEVLTGQRPFQGTSYDDLMGEHLVASPPALAALNPAVPRSLARLLQRALAKAPADRPGLPELLAELETLTGQPEAALAPPDSSACTESGMQLGRPAAPLAPAASAEPEAPAAGLLARLNPFRKKG, from the coding sequence ATGACTGATCTGCCTGCCATTTCCGGATTCCGCCCGACCCGCCTGCTGGGTACGGGGGGCACCGCCCACGTTTATCTGGCGCGGGATACGGCCGGCCGCCGGGTGGCCCTTAAGGTACTGCTGCCCGAGCAGGAGCGCGTCAGCAACCCAGCTGCCGCTGAAATGTTCGCCAACGAGGTCCGGATGACCCTGCAGCTGCAGCACCCGCAGCTGGTGCGGGGCTACGCCGGGCAGCCTTACGGCGAGGACGCCTATCTGGCGCTGGAGTATTTCCCGGAAGGTTCGCTGGACCAGCAGATGATGGCCGGGGTGCCGCTGCCGCTGGAACAGGGCGCCCGGATTCTGCACGGGGTGGGCAGTGGCCTGGCCTATATGCACGGGCAAGGCGCAGTGCACCAGGATGTCAAAACCCAGAATGTGTACCTGGACAGCGAGCGGGCTGTGCTGGCCGACTTCGGCTGCTCTTATATGGTGGGTCAGGGCGGGCGTGCGGGCGGCAGCCCCTTTTATATGGCCCCCGAGATTTACCGCGGTGAGGGCGGCACGGCGGCCAGCGACGTGTACTCGTTCGGAGTGCTGGGCTACGAGGTGCTGACCGGACAGCGGCCTTTTCAGGGCACCAGCTACGACGACCTGATGGGTGAGCACCTGGTGGCCAGCCCGCCGGCACTGGCGGCGCTGAATCCGGCGGTGCCCCGGTCTCTGGCCCGGCTGCTACAGCGTGCTCTGGCCAAGGCTCCAGCCGACCGGCCCGGGCTGCCCGAATTGCTGGCCGAGTTGGAAACGCTGACCGGTCAGCCAGAGGCGGCACTGGCTCCGCCAGACTCCTCAGCTTGCACCGAAAGCGGGATGCAGCTGGGCCGGCCAGCGGCGCCGCTGGCTCCAGCAGCCTCGGCCGAGCCGGAAGCCCCAGCGGCCGGGCTGCTGGCCCGCCTGAATCCCTTTCGTAAAAAGGGGTAA
- the prfB gene encoding peptide chain release factor 2 (programmed frameshift) translates to MQELQEKLASLREYLDIPGKERRLNELDHFLADPELWNDQNRARSITQEATGVRNVVEKYRSLKSDLDGLSEMLELAESDEEREMLLEEQTSVEQRVDELYRETLFTMKHADTPAIVRIKGGAGGTEAQDWAGMLARMYMRWAERRGYKVDILDEQPGDQAGYQSIEFIIRGEKAYGMMSAEHGVHRLVRVSPFDSNNRRQTSFASVDVVPEVPEEEIDIHIPDSDLRRDVFRSQGSGGQGVNTTDSAVRLTHLPTGIAVACQITRSQIKNHELALQILKQRLYDIEMKKREEEALAARGQQSSVEWGSQMRSYVLDKQYIKDHRSGLMQHNPDEVLDGALDDLMWAGLEWKAGKRVADEDSDDE, encoded by the exons ATGCAAGAACTGCAAGAAAAACTGGCGTCCCTCCGGGAGTATCTT GACATTCCCGGCAAGGAACGCCGACTGAACGAACTGGACCACTTTCTGGCCGACCCGGAACTGTGGAACGACCAGAACCGTGCCCGCTCCATCACCCAGGAAGCCACCGGCGTCCGGAATGTAGTGGAAAAGTACCGCAGCCTCAAGTCCGATCTGGACGGCCTCAGCGAGATGCTGGAGCTGGCCGAGAGTGACGAGGAACGCGAGATGCTGCTGGAAGAACAGACCAGCGTCGAGCAGCGGGTAGACGAGCTGTACCGCGAGACCCTCTTTACCATGAAGCACGCCGATACCCCCGCCATCGTGCGGATCAAGGGGGGCGCGGGCGGCACCGAGGCACAGGACTGGGCCGGAATGCTGGCCCGGATGTACATGCGCTGGGCCGAGCGGCGCGGCTACAAGGTGGACATCCTCGACGAGCAGCCGGGCGACCAGGCCGGCTATCAGAGCATCGAATTCATTATCCGGGGTGAGAAAGCCTATGGCATGATGAGCGCCGAGCACGGGGTTCACCGTCTGGTGCGGGTTTCGCCTTTCGATTCCAACAACCGCCGCCAGACCAGCTTTGCCAGCGTGGACGTGGTGCCGGAAGTGCCGGAAGAGGAAATCGACATTCACATTCCCGATTCCGACCTGCGCCGTGACGTGTTCCGCTCGCAGGGCTCGGGTGGCCAGGGTGTGAACACCACCGACTCGGCCGTGCGCCTGACCCACCTGCCCACCGGCATCGCGGTGGCCTGCCAGATTACCCGCAGCCAGATCAAGAACCACGAGCTGGCCCTGCAGATTCTCAAGCAGCGCCTCTACGACATCGAGATGAAAAAGCGCGAGGAAGAGGCGCTGGCGGCCCGTGGGCAGCAGTCGAGCGTGGAGTGGGGCAGTCAGATGCGCTCTTATGTGCTGGACAAGCAGTACATCAAGGACCACCGCTCGGGCCTGATGCAGCACAACCCCGATGAGGTGCTGGACGGCGCCCTGGACGATCTGATGTGGGCCGGCCTGGAGTGGAAAGCCGGTAAGCGTGTAGCCGATGAGGACAGTGACGACGAGTAA
- a CDS encoding YkgJ family cysteine cluster protein: protein MTLPFLATPADLDPGEAVPPGYPPRSAWPRAGRECTACGACCSAPDIAALHKPLGVPCQHLGAGCLCAVYPARPAICRSYQPDWVCGEVASLPTLEARTRRFLEIYGLLEEAGVQPGTRTPERP from the coding sequence GTGACGCTTCCCTTTCTTGCCACGCCGGCTGACCTTGACCCGGGCGAAGCGGTGCCACCCGGCTACCCGCCCCGCTCGGCCTGGCCGCGGGCGGGCCGGGAATGCACCGCCTGCGGCGCCTGCTGCTCGGCGCCGGATATTGCGGCGCTGCACAAGCCGCTGGGGGTGCCCTGCCAGCATCTGGGTGCAGGCTGCCTGTGCGCGGTCTACCCGGCGCGGCCGGCCATCTGCCGCTCGTATCAGCCCGACTGGGTCTGCGGTGAGGTGGCTTCACTGCCCACGCTGGAAGCGCGCACGCGGCGCTTTCTGGAGATTTACGGGCTGCTGGAAGAAGCCGGAGTGCAGCCTGGAACGCGGACGCCGGAGCGCCCCTGA
- a CDS encoding pyridoxal phosphate-dependent aminotransferase: protein MEKSDSPLSRLVGLRRQVRDVPAYPYVPSPARIKLDQNESAYDFPAELKQLAVERMLECPWQRYPDLHSTGLRQAIGRLEGWDPEGVVVTSGSNVMIKLLTELAGIGQTVLTTTPTFSVYPLEAGMLGAELVQVPVEADLSLPAGGLRQELRRRIPGLFVLIQPQAPTGYADCPEVVRSLVEEAAAHGWLTVIDEAYHHFSETSYLDLVREFPGVLSMRTFSKAWGLAGLRLGYALAHPELAEQLSKLVSAFAINVLTQSAVEVALEHPEYVRERVEENRRERERMLAALQGHPHWRARPSSTNFFLIQTDDDAAALRLLEEHDVVVRVQKALPVVGDCLRVSVGSPADNDAFLQAAAAAR, encoded by the coding sequence ATGGAAAAGAGTGATTCGCCCCTCAGCCGCCTGGTGGGCCTGCGCCGTCAGGTGCGCGACGTGCCTGCGTACCCTTATGTGCCCAGCCCGGCCCGCATCAAGCTGGACCAGAACGAAAGCGCCTACGATTTCCCGGCCGAACTCAAGCAGCTGGCTGTAGAGCGGATGCTGGAGTGCCCCTGGCAGCGCTATCCCGACCTGCACAGCACCGGTCTGCGGCAGGCCATCGGCCGGCTGGAAGGCTGGGACCCGGAAGGCGTGGTGGTCACGTCCGGCAGCAACGTGATGATCAAGCTGCTGACCGAGCTGGCCGGTATCGGGCAGACGGTGCTGACCACCACGCCCACCTTCTCGGTGTATCCGCTGGAAGCCGGCATGCTGGGCGCCGAACTGGTACAGGTGCCGGTGGAAGCCGACCTCTCGCTGCCGGCCGGGGGACTGCGGCAGGAACTCCGCCGCCGCATCCCCGGCCTGTTCGTGCTGATTCAGCCGCAGGCCCCCACCGGCTACGCCGACTGCCCCGAGGTGGTGCGTAGCCTGGTGGAAGAAGCGGCCGCGCACGGCTGGCTGACCGTGATTGACGAGGCGTATCACCACTTCAGCGAAACCAGTTACCTGGACCTGGTGCGTGAGTTCCCCGGCGTGCTGAGCATGCGGACCTTTTCCAAAGCCTGGGGGCTGGCGGGGCTGCGGCTGGGTTATGCCCTCGCGCACCCCGAGCTGGCCGAGCAGCTGAGCAAGCTGGTGTCGGCCTTTGCCATCAACGTGCTGACTCAGTCGGCGGTGGAAGTGGCGCTGGAACACCCCGAATACGTGCGCGAGCGGGTAGAGGAGAACCGGCGCGAGCGTGAGCGGATGCTGGCGGCCCTGCAGGGGCATCCCCACTGGCGGGCGCGGCCCAGTTCCACCAACTTTTTCCTGATACAGACCGATGATGACGCCGCTGCCCTGCGCCTGCTGGAGGAGCACGACGTGGTGGTGCGGGTGCAAAAAGCCCTGCCGGTGGTGGGCGACTGTCTGCGCGTCAGCGTGGGGTCGCCGGCCGACAACGACGCCTTTTTGCAGGCGGCTGCGGCGGCGCGCTAG
- a CDS encoding SRPBCC family protein has product MTKQTSKNASSASALGEIDQNRLLSGAAGGAMLMLGLRRRGVLGLGMAAVGGYLAYRAATGSDPVMEAAGLGSANTAAKPIFVEHSIVIDRPAQDVYGYWRKLENLPQIMSHLESVTELDSRRSRWVAKAPLGTNVEWEAEIVNDKPGERIGWHSLPGASVDNAGSVQFESLPGDKTRVHVALSYRPPAGVLGATVAKLFGEEPSQQIAEDLQRFKTAFEGGTTKN; this is encoded by the coding sequence ATGACCAAACAGACGAGCAAGAATGCCAGCAGCGCCAGCGCTCTTGGCGAGATCGACCAGAACCGCCTGCTGAGTGGCGCTGCCGGTGGCGCCATGCTGATGCTGGGCCTGCGCCGCCGCGGCGTGCTGGGCCTGGGCATGGCCGCTGTGGGTGGCTACCTGGCCTACCGCGCCGCGACCGGTTCCGACCCCGTAATGGAAGCGGCCGGTCTGGGCAGCGCCAACACGGCCGCCAAGCCTATCTTCGTGGAGCACTCGATCGTGATCGACCGCCCCGCGCAGGACGTGTACGGCTACTGGCGCAAGCTGGAAAACCTGCCCCAGATCATGAGCCACCTGGAAAGCGTGACCGAGCTGGACAGCCGCCGCAGCCGCTGGGTGGCCAAGGCGCCGCTGGGCACCAACGTGGAATGGGAAGCCGAGATCGTGAACGACAAGCCCGGCGAACGCATCGGCTGGCACTCGCTGCCCGGCGCTTCGGTGGACAATGCCGGCAGCGTACAGTTCGAAAGCCTGCCCGGCGACAAGACCCGCGTGCATGTGGCCCTCAGCTACCGTCCGCCGGCCGGTGTCCTGGGTGCGACCGTCGCCAAGCTGTTCGGTGAAGAACCCAGCCAGCAGATTGCCGAAGATCTGCAGCGCTTCAAGACCGCTTTTGAAGGCGGCACCACCAAGAACTGA
- a CDS encoding DMT family transporter, which produces MSRTLSDSGAAPAPPAAGRWDARALTAGLITILFWASAFAGVRAGLQAFGPGPLALYRFGVASLALGAYALIARIPPPPLRLLLPVAGVSLVGITAYHLLLNYGQQTVPAGTASIIIAVVPVMTALLSLALGQERLSRMGWAGSLISLGGVLLIVLGRGQSLDFTGGALLVLGSALASTLYFVLQKPLLAQLSPLQFTVWSLIAGTVPLLVFLCRGCCRSGVRHR; this is translated from the coding sequence ATGTCCCGCACGCTTTCCGATTCCGGCGCCGCGCCGGCTCCCCCAGCGGCCGGCCGCTGGGACGCCCGGGCACTGACCGCCGGGCTGATCACCATTCTGTTCTGGGCCTCGGCATTTGCAGGCGTGCGGGCGGGGCTCCAGGCTTTTGGTCCGGGACCGCTGGCGCTGTACCGCTTCGGGGTCGCCAGCCTGGCACTGGGAGCCTATGCCCTGATTGCCCGCATTCCGCCGCCGCCACTGCGCCTGCTGCTGCCGGTGGCTGGGGTCAGCCTGGTGGGCATCACGGCCTATCACCTGCTGCTGAACTACGGCCAGCAGACGGTGCCGGCCGGCACCGCCAGCATCATCATCGCGGTGGTGCCGGTCATGACTGCTCTGCTCTCGCTGGCACTGGGGCAGGAACGGCTCAGCCGGATGGGATGGGCCGGCAGCCTGATCAGTCTGGGCGGCGTACTGCTAATCGTGCTGGGGCGCGGCCAGAGCCTGGACTTTACCGGCGGCGCGCTGCTGGTGCTGGGCTCGGCGCTGGCCAGCACCCTGTATTTCGTGCTGCAAAAACCGCTGCTGGCCCAGCTGTCTCCGCTGCAGTTCACTGTCTGGAGCCTGATTGCCGGCACGGTGCCGCTGCTGGTCTTTTTGTGCCGGGGCTGCTGCAGGTCTGGGGTCAGGCACCGCTGA
- a CDS encoding DMT family transporter: MPGLLQVWGQAPLSAHLTAIYIGLFPAALAYLTWSYAISRVGAAACTNLMYVTPVLATLIAYLWLGEVPTRLTLLGGAVALAGVALVGTLGRPRKPGEQVS; this comes from the coding sequence GTGCCGGGGCTGCTGCAGGTCTGGGGTCAGGCACCGCTGAGCGCCCACCTGACCGCCATTTATATCGGGCTGTTTCCCGCCGCGCTGGCCTATCTGACCTGGAGTTACGCTATCTCGCGGGTGGGGGCGGCGGCCTGTACCAACCTGATGTATGTCACGCCGGTCCTGGCGACCCTGATCGCCTACCTCTGGCTGGGCGAAGTGCCCACCCGGCTGACCCTGCTGGGCGGCGCAGTGGCCCTGGCCGGAGTGGCGCTGGTCGGCACGCTGGGGCGGCCCCGGAAGCCGGGAGAACAGGTCAGCTAG